The following proteins are co-located in the Siansivirga zeaxanthinifaciens CC-SAMT-1 genome:
- the uvrC gene encoding excinuclease ABC subunit UvrC → MENPTLEIQLKTLPELPGVYQYYDANGTIIYVGKAKNLKKRVSSYFNKTHDSGKTRVLVKKINSIKHIVVDTETDALLLENNLIKKYQPRYNVLLKDDKSYPWICIKKERFPRVFSTRRVIKDGSEYFGPYTSGKTVQTLLGLIKGLYSLRTCNYDLSEAKIEADKYKVCLEYHLGNCKGACEGYETEAEYSNNIQEIKEILKGNFKDSLAQFKSQMKTFAEEMRFEEAQKIKEKLEILENYQAKSTIVNPKISNVDVFSIVSDESYGYINFLQISYGSIIRSHTLEIKKKLDETDLELLELAIVEIRQRFNSNSKEIYVPFNVDIGENIKVTVPQLGDKKHILDLSVRNAKYYRIERFKQIKITDPDRHVNRIMSQMKTDLRLHEEPRHIECFDNSNIQGTNPVAACVVFKNGKPSKKDYRHFNIKTVEGPDDFASMEEVVYRRYKRLLEEEAPLPQLIIIDGGKGQLSSALKSLDALNLRGKIAIIGIAKRLEELFYPNDSVPLYLDKKSETLKVIQHLRNEAHRFGIEHHRNRRSKMALNTELETIAGIGDKTVVDLLKHFKSVKRIMEAEFNELEAVVGQSRAQKIYSYYHKK, encoded by the coding sequence ATGGAAAACCCAACCTTAGAAATCCAATTAAAAACCTTACCCGAATTACCCGGAGTGTATCAATATTACGATGCTAATGGTACAATAATTTATGTTGGGAAAGCAAAAAACTTAAAAAAACGAGTAAGTTCTTATTTTAACAAAACACACGATAGTGGTAAAACCCGCGTTTTAGTTAAGAAAATAAACAGCATAAAACATATTGTTGTAGATACCGAAACCGATGCGCTGTTGCTCGAGAATAATTTAATAAAAAAGTATCAGCCCAGGTATAATGTTTTATTGAAAGACGACAAATCGTATCCTTGGATTTGTATAAAAAAAGAACGGTTCCCTCGAGTGTTTTCTACAAGACGCGTAATAAAAGACGGTAGCGAATATTTCGGACCTTATACCAGCGGAAAAACGGTGCAAACCTTACTCGGTTTAATAAAAGGACTTTACAGTTTGCGAACTTGTAATTACGATTTATCTGAAGCAAAAATTGAAGCCGACAAATACAAAGTATGTTTAGAATACCATTTAGGCAATTGCAAAGGCGCCTGTGAGGGCTATGAAACCGAGGCCGAATACAGTAACAACATTCAAGAAATAAAAGAGATTTTAAAAGGAAATTTTAAAGATTCATTGGCGCAATTTAAATCTCAAATGAAAACCTTTGCCGAAGAAATGCGATTTGAAGAAGCGCAAAAAATAAAAGAAAAATTAGAAATTCTAGAAAATTACCAGGCCAAGTCTACCATCGTAAATCCGAAAATAAGTAATGTCGATGTGTTTTCTATTGTTAGCGACGAAAGTTATGGTTATATTAACTTTTTACAAATTTCTTATGGTTCTATTATTCGCTCGCATACCCTCGAAATTAAAAAGAAATTAGACGAAACAGACTTAGAACTTTTAGAATTAGCCATTGTTGAAATTAGGCAACGATTTAATTCAAATTCAAAAGAAATTTACGTACCTTTTAATGTAGATATCGGAGAAAATATTAAGGTAACCGTGCCGCAATTAGGCGACAAAAAACACATTTTAGATTTGTCTGTTCGCAATGCAAAATATTATAGAATAGAACGGTTTAAACAAATAAAAATTACCGATCCAGACCGCCATGTTAATAGAATTATGTCGCAAATGAAAACCGATTTGCGTTTGCACGAAGAGCCGAGGCATATTGAATGTTTCGATAATTCCAACATACAAGGAACCAATCCGGTTGCGGCCTGTGTGGTATTTAAAAATGGAAAGCCAAGTAAAAAAGATTACAGGCATTTTAATATAAAAACAGTTGAAGGTCCAGACGATTTTGCATCTATGGAAGAAGTAGTGTATCGACGCTACAAACGTTTACTCGAAGAAGAAGCGCCCTTGCCTCAACTCATAATAATTGATGGTGGAAAAGGGCAACTATCATCGGCTTTAAAAAGTTTAGATGCCCTAAATTTAAGAGGAAAAATAGCTATAATCGGAATTGCGAAGCGTTTGGAAGAATTATTTTACCCAAATGATTCAGTTCCATTATATTTAGATAAGAAAAGCGAAACCCTAAAAGTTATTCAGCACTTAAGAAATGAAGCACACCGTTTCGGAATAGAACATCACCGAAACCGAAGAAGTAAAATGGCTTTAAATACCGAGTTAGAAACGATTGCGGGAATTGGAGATAAAACGGTTGTAGACTTGTTAAAACATTTTAAATCTGTAAAACGTATTATGGAAGCAGAATTTAATGAGCTGGAAGCAGTTGTGGGACAATCGAGAGCCCAAAAAATATATAGTTATTATCACAAAAAATAA
- a CDS encoding ATP-dependent zinc protease family protein, translating to MSKKTIGRVDKTDFPSLGLFNIDVKIDTGAFTSAIHCSEIIEIDLKLHCIFNSNSHENFGKTEIVFSEYSRTKVKSSNGFKENRYKIKSDVVFFGKTYKINLTLSTRDDMKFPVLIGRQFLKRKFIVDVDLENVSFNSKTP from the coding sequence ATGAGTAAAAAAACAATAGGCAGAGTCGATAAAACAGATTTCCCTAGTTTGGGTTTATTCAATATTGACGTAAAAATTGATACGGGTGCTTTTACCTCTGCCATACATTGCTCTGAAATTATTGAAATAGACCTAAAACTTCATTGTATTTTTAATAGTAATTCACATGAAAATTTTGGCAAAACCGAAATTGTTTTTAGTGAATATTCGCGAACGAAGGTAAAAAGCAGCAACGGATTTAAAGAAAATAGATATAAAATTAAATCTGATGTGGTGTTTTTCGGAAAAACATATAAAATTAATTTAACATTAAGCACGCGCGACGACATGAAGTTTCCTGTGCTCATTGGAAGACAGTTTTTAAAACGCAAATTTATTGTAGATGTCGATTTAGAGAACGTTTCCTTTAACTCAAAAACACCATGA
- the rimK gene encoding 30S ribosomal protein S6--L-glutamate ligase gives MNIVILSRNPNLYSTDRLVEEGKKRGHLVEIIDPLKCDIIIEKEKPTIFYKNRYLDYVDAVIPRIGASITFYGCAVVRQFEMMNTFTIATSDAIQRSRDKLRSLQRLSKAGIGMPKTVFTNYSRDVEEVIEHVGGVPVIIKLLEGTQGLGVVLAETKNAAESVLEAFNGLEARVIVQEFIKEAKGADIRALIVDGQVVGAMKRQGKEGEFRSNLHRGGSANIIKLSEDELRLAMNASKVLKLPVCGVDMLQSARGPLLLEVNSTPGLEGIEAATGKNIAKSIITYIERNRHK, from the coding sequence ATGAACATAGTTATATTATCAAGAAATCCTAATTTATATTCTACAGACAGACTGGTAGAAGAAGGCAAAAAAAGAGGACATCTTGTAGAAATTATAGACCCATTAAAGTGCGATATTATTATAGAAAAAGAGAAACCTACTATTTTCTATAAAAACCGATATTTAGACTATGTTGATGCTGTAATTCCTAGAATTGGCGCTTCTATAACATTTTATGGCTGTGCGGTGGTACGTCAATTTGAAATGATGAACACTTTCACCATAGCTACCTCCGATGCCATTCAGCGTTCAAGAGATAAACTGCGCAGTTTGCAACGTCTTAGCAAGGCTGGTATAGGTATGCCTAAAACCGTTTTTACCAACTACTCTCGTGATGTAGAGGAAGTTATAGAACATGTAGGTGGTGTTCCTGTAATTATAAAACTTTTAGAAGGCACCCAAGGTTTGGGGGTTGTTTTAGCCGAAACCAAAAATGCTGCCGAATCGGTTTTAGAAGCTTTTAATGGCTTAGAAGCGCGTGTTATAGTTCAAGAATTTATAAAGGAAGCTAAAGGCGCCGATATTAGAGCTTTAATTGTAGACGGACAAGTAGTTGGAGCTATGAAACGCCAAGGTAAAGAAGGAGAGTTTCGATCTAATTTACACCGTGGTGGTTCTGCCAATATTATTAAATTAAGCGAAGACGAACTTCGTTTGGCGATGAACGCTTCAAAGGTTTTAAAGTTACCTGTTTGCGGCGTAGATATGCTTCAATCTGCTCGTGGACCTTTACTTCTTGAAGTAAATTCTACTCCAGGTTTAGAAGGTATTGAAGCGGCTACCGGAAAAAATATTGCTAAAAGTATTATAACGTATATCGAAAGAAACAGACACAAATAA
- a CDS encoding succinylglutamate desuccinylase/aspartoacylase family protein: MQLPSTNILTILDTKIYPGESKEVNFDVANLHTSSPVNVPIIIERAKKPGPIVLFTAGIHGDEVNGVEIVRKIIAQGINKPKCGTIICIPVINVFGFITLKREFPDGRDLNRVFPGTVDGSLASRVAHKLIHEIMPYVDYVMDFHTGGAGRFNAPQIRISKESRALNELAKVFGAPFVLYSSHLKKSFRDTCFKLGKHMLLFEGGKSHHIDETVTNAGVNGAKRVLSHLGMLNVKIKVPKQKKEIVFINDSRWQRASHSGMFRADIAIGSLVKKGDIIGSITDPYGKLNFDVKAPNSGYIINVNESPIVYQGDALFHISTKLKR, translated from the coding sequence ATGCAACTACCATCGACCAATATTTTAACCATTTTAGACACAAAAATATATCCCGGCGAAAGTAAAGAAGTAAATTTTGATGTTGCAAACTTGCATACCTCATCACCGGTAAATGTTCCTATTATTATAGAACGCGCAAAAAAACCTGGTCCTATTGTACTTTTTACTGCTGGAATTCACGGCGACGAAGTTAACGGTGTCGAAATTGTAAGAAAAATTATTGCTCAAGGTATTAATAAACCCAAATGCGGAACCATTATCTGCATTCCTGTTATAAATGTTTTTGGTTTTATTACTTTAAAACGCGAATTCCCCGATGGCAGAGATTTAAATAGAGTGTTTCCGGGTACTGTTGATGGCTCTTTGGCCAGCCGCGTCGCACATAAATTAATTCATGAAATTATGCCTTACGTAGACTACGTAATGGATTTTCATACTGGTGGTGCAGGTAGATTTAACGCGCCTCAAATTCGCATATCTAAAGAAAGCAGAGCATTAAACGAACTGGCAAAGGTTTTTGGGGCTCCTTTTGTTTTATATTCATCGCACTTAAAAAAATCGTTTCGAGATACCTGCTTTAAACTGGGTAAACACATGCTTTTATTTGAAGGCGGAAAATCGCATCACATCGACGAAACAGTAACCAATGCTGGTGTAAACGGTGCCAAACGCGTTTTAAGTCATTTAGGCATGCTTAACGTGAAAATAAAAGTCCCAAAACAAAAGAAAGAAATCGTTTTTATTAATGATAGTCGTTGGCAACGCGCCAGTCATTCTGGGATGTTTCGAGCCGATATTGCCATTGGTAGTTTAGTTAAAAAAGGCGATATTATTGGAAGTATAACCGACCCGTACGGGAAATTAAACTTCGATGTGAAAGCACCTAATTCTGGATACATAATTAATGTAAACGAATCGCCTATTGTGTATCAGGGAGATGCGCTTTTTCATATTTCTACTAAATTAAAACGCTAA
- a CDS encoding 5-formyltetrahydrofolate cyclo-ligase: protein MLKPELRKKYKKLRNALDVNRVDDLSMTVANKLLKLPIWDFSFYHIFLSIEEQKEINTDYILNILSGKDKNIVISKSDFETGLMTHFLLTDNTKIKKNAYNIPEPIDGIEISTEKIEVVFIPLLAFDAVGNRIGYGKGFYDRFLTDCKPSTIKIGLSFFEAEQAITDVFETDIKLDYCVTPKTIYGF from the coding sequence ATGCTTAAACCCGAATTACGAAAAAAATACAAAAAGCTTCGTAATGCATTGGATGTCAATCGTGTTGACGATTTAAGCATGACTGTGGCGAATAAACTTTTAAAATTACCCATCTGGGATTTCAGCTTTTACCATATCTTTTTATCTATTGAAGAACAAAAAGAAATTAACACCGATTATATTTTAAACATTCTCTCTGGAAAAGACAAAAACATTGTGATTTCAAAAAGTGATTTTGAAACGGGTTTAATGACGCATTTTCTATTAACAGACAATACAAAAATTAAAAAAAACGCATACAACATTCCCGAACCTATTGATGGTATAGAAATTTCAACTGAAAAAATAGAGGTTGTTTTTATTCCGCTTTTGGCTTTTGATGCCGTTGGAAATCGCATTGGTTACGGCAAAGGTTTTTACGATCGTTTTTTAACCGATTGTAAACCTTCTACCATAAAAATTGGACTTTCTTTTTTTGAAGCAGAACAGGCTATTACCGATGTTTTTGAAACCGATATAAAACTCGACTATTGTGTAACTCCTAAAACCATTTATGGGTTTTGA
- a CDS encoding lipoprotein signal peptidase, which produces MSLKKSIVLIIIILLIDQISKIYIKTHFKLQESIHVFDWFQIYFIENDGMAWGTKISDFVSFISDRTAKIALTVFRVIAIFGIGYWLYDATKKQASNTLIIAVALIFAGALGNIIDSVFYGVLFEDSFNQVATFLPESGGYDTLLHGRVVDMLYFPLFEIDIPESFPVYAGKRFNFFEPVFNIADVAISTGFVMLIVFNKRAFKKIDQNP; this is translated from the coding sequence ATGTCTTTAAAAAAATCTATAGTCTTAATTATCATTATTTTACTAATTGATCAAATAAGTAAAATTTACATTAAAACCCATTTTAAGCTTCAAGAAAGTATTCATGTATTTGATTGGTTTCAAATCTATTTCATTGAAAATGACGGCATGGCTTGGGGAACAAAAATTAGTGATTTTGTTTCTTTCATTTCCGATCGTACTGCAAAAATTGCTTTAACCGTGTTTCGTGTTATTGCTATTTTTGGAATTGGTTACTGGTTGTATGATGCTACTAAAAAACAGGCTTCTAATACTTTAATTATAGCTGTTGCTCTAATTTTTGCAGGTGCTTTAGGGAATATAATAGATTCGGTGTTTTACGGTGTTTTGTTTGAAGATAGTTTTAATCAAGTCGCTACTTTTTTACCAGAATCTGGTGGTTACGATACCCTTTTACATGGCCGGGTGGTCGATATGCTTTACTTTCCTTTATTTGAGATAGATATTCCAGAATCTTTTCCAGTATATGCAGGCAAACGTTTCAATTTTTTTGAACCCGTTTTTAATATAGCAGATGTAGCTATAAGTACCGGGTTTGTTATGCTTATTGTTTTTAATAAACGTGCATTTAAGAAGATTGATCAAAACCCATAA
- a CDS encoding TraR/DksA family transcriptional regulator: MDLDLNVRYPDKDLAEFKVIILEKIEKAQHDLELIKSAYMNNHSNGTEDTSPTFKAFDEGSEVMSKESNSQLAIRQEKFIRDLKNALIRIENKTYGVCRVTGKLINKERLKLVPHATLSIEAKNMQ, from the coding sequence ATGGATTTAGATTTAAATGTAAGATACCCTGATAAGGATTTAGCCGAGTTTAAAGTTATTATCTTAGAAAAAATAGAAAAAGCACAGCACGATTTAGAGCTTATTAAAAGTGCCTACATGAATAATCATTCTAACGGTACCGAAGATACTTCACCTACATTTAAAGCCTTTGATGAAGGTAGTGAGGTCATGAGTAAAGAATCTAATTCTCAGTTGGCTATTAGACAAGAAAAGTTTATTCGCGATTTAAAAAATGCGCTTATAAGAATTGAGAATAAAACCTACGGTGTATGTCGTGTTACTGGTAAATTAATAAACAAAGAACGTTTAAAATTAGTACCTCATGCAACTTTAAGCATCGAAGCAAAAAATATGCAATAA
- the ileS gene encoding isoleucine--tRNA ligase, whose product MKAKFPEYKGLDLPNVAEEILNYWQENNIFEKSVTTRENHESFVFFEGPPSANGLPGVHHVLARAIKDIFPRYKTMKGFQVKRKAGWDTHGLPIELGVEKELGITKEDIGKTISVEDYNAACRKAVMRYTDVWNDLTQKMGYWVDMDDPYITYEPKYMESVWWLLKEIYNKNLLYKGYTIQPYSPKAGTGLSSHELNQPGTYQDVTDTTIVAQFKANQASLPDFLQNEGDIYFLAWTTTPWTLPSNTALTVGPKIEYVLIETYNQYTFQPMNVILAKKLVNYQFAGKFNQVENKSELLDYKSGDKKIPFYVVKEFLGKDLVGITYEQLLPYVLPNDNPEHAFRVISGDFVTTEDGTGIVHTAPTFGADDALVAKQATPEVPPMLVKDENGNLVPLVDLQGKFRPEVGEFAGKYVKNEYYNEGEAPERSVDVEIAIKLKEENKAFKVEKYKHSYPNCWRTDKPILYYPLDSWFIKVTDVKERMFELNETINWKPKATGTGRFGNWLANANDWNLSRSRYWGIPLPIWRTEDGKEEICIGSVEELKQEMAKAVSAGVLSKAIFEDFEVGNNSDENYAKIDLHKNIVDDIILVSASGKPMKRESDLIDVWFDSGSMPYAQWHYPFENKDLIDKGTSYPADFIAEGVDQTRGWFYTLHAIATMVFDSVAYKNVVSNGLVLDKNGQKMSKRLGNAIDPFETLSTYGADATRWYMISNANPWDNLKFDLEGIEEVKRKFFGTLYNTYSFFQLYANLDNFTYAEADIPLDERPEIDRWILSELNTLIQKVDAYYAEYEPTKAARAISDFTQDYLSNWYVRLSRRRFWKGDYQADKISAYQTLYTCMLTIAKLGAPIAPFFMDKLYMDLNGVTNKETFESVHLAEFPVFDASFVDKSLERKMESAQIISSLVLSLRAKEKIKVRQPLQKIMIPVNNKQQKEEIAAVSDLIKHEVNVKEIELLEEASDILVKQIKPNFKTLGPRFGKDMKAIANAVINFLPEDINKIEQNGSLEVEVNGKNISLGLDDVEITSQDIEGWLVANEGSLTVALDVTISEDLRKEGIARELVNRIQNLRKDSGFEVTDRIDVKLQKDEQITSAIEANKAYIKAETLADELEIIDILENGIEIAFDDVNTKLFIQKN is encoded by the coding sequence ATGAAAGCGAAATTTCCTGAATATAAAGGACTTGACTTACCAAATGTTGCAGAAGAAATTCTTAACTATTGGCAAGAAAACAACATCTTCGAAAAAAGTGTTACAACAAGAGAAAATCACGAGTCGTTTGTGTTTTTTGAAGGGCCACCTTCTGCAAACGGATTACCTGGTGTTCACCACGTTTTAGCGCGCGCTATTAAAGATATTTTTCCACGTTACAAAACCATGAAAGGCTTCCAGGTAAAGCGTAAAGCGGGTTGGGATACTCATGGTTTGCCTATTGAGTTAGGCGTAGAAAAAGAGCTTGGCATTACTAAAGAAGATATTGGTAAAACCATTTCTGTTGAAGATTATAACGCCGCCTGTCGTAAAGCCGTAATGCGTTACACCGATGTTTGGAACGACCTAACCCAAAAAATGGGATATTGGGTAGATATGGACGACCCATACATTACCTACGAACCAAAATATATGGAGAGTGTTTGGTGGTTGTTAAAAGAAATTTATAACAAGAATTTATTATACAAAGGCTATACCATACAGCCGTATTCACCAAAAGCTGGTACAGGTTTAAGTTCGCACGAGTTAAATCAGCCCGGTACGTATCAAGATGTAACCGATACAACCATTGTTGCTCAATTTAAAGCTAACCAAGCATCGTTACCAGATTTTTTACAAAACGAAGGCGATATTTATTTTCTAGCTTGGACCACAACGCCTTGGACCTTACCGAGTAATACAGCTTTAACGGTTGGTCCAAAAATTGAATACGTTTTGATTGAAACATACAACCAATATACATTTCAGCCTATGAATGTGATTTTAGCTAAGAAATTAGTTAACTACCAATTCGCAGGGAAATTTAACCAGGTTGAAAACAAATCGGAGCTTTTAGATTATAAATCGGGCGATAAAAAAATACCATTTTACGTAGTAAAAGAATTTCTTGGTAAAGATTTAGTTGGTATCACTTACGAGCAATTGTTGCCATATGTGCTTCCAAACGATAATCCAGAACATGCGTTTAGAGTTATTTCTGGAGATTTCGTTACTACCGAAGATGGTACAGGTATTGTGCATACTGCTCCTACATTTGGAGCCGATGATGCACTGGTAGCTAAACAAGCAACACCAGAAGTGCCACCTATGTTGGTTAAAGACGAAAACGGCAACTTAGTGCCTTTAGTAGATTTACAAGGTAAATTTAGACCCGAAGTTGGCGAGTTTGCAGGTAAATATGTTAAAAATGAATATTACAATGAAGGCGAAGCGCCTGAGCGTTCGGTAGATGTTGAAATAGCCATTAAATTAAAAGAAGAAAATAAAGCCTTTAAGGTTGAAAAATATAAGCACAGCTATCCAAACTGCTGGCGAACCGATAAACCTATTTTATACTACCCGTTAGATTCTTGGTTTATTAAAGTAACCGACGTTAAAGAACGCATGTTCGAGCTTAATGAAACCATTAACTGGAAGCCAAAAGCTACAGGAACAGGTCGTTTTGGAAACTGGTTGGCCAATGCAAACGATTGGAATTTATCGCGCTCACGCTATTGGGGTATTCCGTTGCCAATTTGGAGAACAGAAGATGGCAAAGAAGAAATTTGTATTGGTTCGGTTGAAGAACTTAAGCAAGAAATGGCAAAAGCGGTTTCTGCCGGTGTGCTTTCAAAAGCTATTTTTGAAGATTTTGAAGTTGGAAACAATTCCGATGAAAACTATGCTAAAATAGACTTACACAAAAATATTGTTGATGACATTATTTTGGTATCTGCAAGTGGCAAACCAATGAAACGTGAAAGCGATTTAATTGATGTTTGGTTCGATTCTGGTTCCATGCCTTACGCACAATGGCATTACCCTTTTGAAAATAAGGATTTAATAGATAAAGGAACTTCGTATCCAGCCGATTTTATTGCAGAAGGTGTCGATCAAACACGTGGTTGGTTTTATACGCTTCACGCTATTGCAACCATGGTTTTCGATTCGGTAGCTTATAAAAACGTGGTTTCTAATGGTTTGGTTTTAGATAAGAACGGACAAAAAATGTCGAAACGTTTAGGCAATGCCATCGACCCGTTTGAAACTTTATCAACTTACGGAGCCGATGCAACCCGTTGGTACATGATTTCAAATGCCAATCCATGGGATAACTTAAAATTCGATTTAGAAGGTATTGAAGAAGTAAAACGTAAATTCTTCGGTACGTTATATAATACGTATTCGTTTTTTCAGCTGTATGCGAATTTAGATAATTTCACCTATGCCGAAGCCGATATTCCTCTGGATGAACGCCCAGAAATTGACAGATGGATTCTTTCAGAATTAAATACATTAATTCAAAAAGTAGATGCTTATTACGCCGAATATGAGCCAACAAAAGCGGCTCGTGCCATTTCAGATTTTACGCAAGATTACTTAAGTAACTGGTATGTGCGATTAAGCAGAAGACGTTTCTGGAAAGGCGATTACCAAGCCGATAAAATCTCAGCATATCAAACATTATATACTTGTATGCTTACCATAGCGAAGTTAGGTGCACCAATAGCCCCATTCTTTATGGATAAATTATACATGGATTTAAATGGCGTTACTAATAAAGAAACATTTGAAAGTGTTCATTTAGCCGAGTTCCCAGTATTTGATGCTTCATTTGTAGATAAGTCGTTAGAGCGTAAAATGGAAAGTGCTCAAATAATTTCATCGTTAGTTTTATCGTTACGAGCTAAAGAAAAAATTAAAGTACGCCAGCCGCTTCAAAAAATAATGATTCCTGTTAATAATAAGCAACAGAAAGAAGAAATAGCAGCTGTTTCCGATTTAATTAAACATGAGGTTAATGTTAAAGAAATTGAACTGTTAGAAGAAGCTTCAGACATCTTAGTAAAACAAATAAAACCTAATTTTAAAACCTTAGGACCGCGCTTTGGAAAGGACATGAAAGCCATTGCCAATGCAGTAATTAACTTTTTACCAGAAGATATTAACAAAATAGAACAAAATGGTTCTTTAGAGGTTGAAGTTAATGGAAAAAATATATCTTTAGGTCTTGATGATGTGGAGATTACCTCACAAGATATTGAAGGCTGGTTGGTAGCAAATGAAGGCAGTTTAACAGTGGCTTTAGATGTTACAATTAGTGAAGATTTACGAAAAGAAGGTATTGCCAGAGAGCTTGTAAATCGTATTCAGAATTTAAGAAAAGATTCTGGATTTGAAGTAACCGATCGAATCGATGTGAAGCTTCAAAAAGACGAACAAATTACAAGTGCTATTGAAGCTAATAAAGCTTATATTAAAGCTGAAACTTTAGCCGATGAACTTGAAATAATAGATATATTAGAAAACGGTATAGAAATTGCCTTTGATGATGTAAATACCAAATTGTTTATACAAAAAAATTAG
- the radA gene encoding DNA repair protein RadA, whose amino-acid sequence MAKVKTTFFCQSCGSQYAKWQGQCNACKAWNTIVEEVIQTPEKSDWKSLTSIVKRAAVPLRIKDIDASNEARLDTFDGEFNRVLGGGIVPGSLTLLGGEPGVGKSTLLLQISLKLPYKTLYVSGEESQKQIKMRAERINPDNNNCYILTETKTQNIFKQIEALEPDIVIIDSIQTLHSDYIESSSGSISQIKECTTELIKFAKETATPVVLIGHITKDGNIAGPKILEHMVDTVLQFEGDRNHVFRILRAHKNRFGSTNELGIYEMQGSGLREVTNPSEILISKKDEELSGNAIAATLEGMRPLMIEVQALVSTAVYGTPQRSATGFNAKRLNMLLAVLEKRAGFRLAAKDVFLNITGGITVDDPAIDLAVVAAILSSNEDVALQKDFCFAAEVGLSGEIRPVQRVEQRILEAEKLGFSTIFVSKYNKITLKNTVIKIQLISKIEDLVDFVI is encoded by the coding sequence ATGGCTAAAGTAAAAACAACCTTTTTTTGTCAGAGTTGCGGTTCGCAATATGCCAAATGGCAAGGACAATGCAACGCTTGTAAAGCATGGAACACCATTGTAGAAGAAGTCATTCAAACACCCGAAAAGAGCGATTGGAAATCGCTCACTTCAATCGTAAAAAGGGCAGCTGTTCCATTACGAATAAAAGATATTGATGCTTCAAATGAAGCAAGATTAGACACCTTCGATGGTGAATTTAATCGCGTGCTTGGTGGTGGTATTGTGCCAGGTTCTTTAACCTTGTTGGGAGGCGAACCAGGTGTAGGTAAAAGTACCTTATTGCTTCAAATCTCATTAAAGTTACCTTATAAAACCTTGTACGTTTCTGGTGAAGAAAGTCAAAAACAAATAAAAATGCGTGCAGAACGCATCAATCCAGACAACAACAACTGTTATATACTTACCGAAACTAAAACTCAAAATATCTTCAAACAAATTGAAGCTTTAGAGCCCGATATTGTTATTATCGATTCCATTCAAACATTGCATAGCGATTATATAGAATCGTCGTCGGGTAGTATTTCTCAAATTAAAGAATGTACCACAGAGCTTATAAAATTTGCTAAAGAAACTGCTACTCCAGTTGTTTTAATTGGTCATATTACTAAAGATGGTAACATAGCCGGACCTAAAATACTAGAGCATATGGTTGATACGGTTTTACAGTTTGAAGGCGATAGAAACCATGTTTTCAGAATTTTACGCGCGCACAAAAACCGATTCGGTTCCACAAACGAGTTAGGAATTTACGAAATGCAAGGTTCTGGTTTGCGTGAAGTTACCAATCCTTCAGAGATTTTAATTTCTAAAAAAGACGAAGAATTATCGGGGAATGCCATTGCAGCCACATTAGAAGGTATGCGCCCGTTAATGATAGAAGTTCAGGCGCTGGTAAGCACCGCAGTTTATGGCACACCCCAACGTAGTGCCACTGGGTTTAATGCCAAACGCTTAAATATGTTATTGGCAGTTTTAGAAAAACGTGCCGGATTTAGGCTGGCTGCTAAAGATGTTTTTTTAAACATCACAGGCGGTATTACGGTAGACGACCCAGCCATCGATTTAGCCGTGGTTGCAGCAATTTTATCATCTAACGAAGATGTTGCTCTGCAAAAAGATTTTTGTTTTGCAGCCGAGGTTGGTTTATCTGGCGAAATACGTCCGGTTCAGAGAGTGGAACAACGTATATTAGAAGCCGAAAAGCTCGGTTTTTCAACAATTTTTGTATCTAAATACAACAAAATAACCCTTAAAAATACCGTTATTAAAATTCAATTAATCTCTAAAATTGAAGATTTGGTAGATTTTGTTATTTAG